The proteins below are encoded in one region of Bremerella sp. P1:
- a CDS encoding sodium:solute symporter family protein — translation MVPLIVICVYLLLLLGLGIFASTLFRGSSQDYMLASHSIGPFLLLMSLFGTTMTAFALVGSTGEAYAEGVGVYGLLASSSGIIHSLCFFVLGIKLWSLGKKYGYTTQIQFFRDRLQSDKIGILLFPILVGLVIPYLLIGVMASGTVISAVSEGAFSNMFAQYDYGVPNWLGSLVISIVVLIYVFFGGMRGTAWANAFQTIVFMILGIITFWVISSTLGGVQSASEAVEKRNPSKLMRSVAESDEQKYEKAFATWRSLAEYNYANKKADGNLLTAEQKEKAVADYKGPPIGNWKARAEANLAVANNLIDLTVAEKNDSYIEQDDRAMPEEKPEWWDKEVMTGHELNEFHRNEAAVLQAYSDPIYNKNMGHPNELINPDKPELGTKWTRKRTAGVYRATKWSPEEPRGMSMLVFITYMFIPLSVGMFPHLFQHWLTAKSAQSFKLPVVAHPLFIAIVWIPCVLVGVWATSAVVPGTERALIPPHFNPNAVLPFMVANMSGPFLSGLLTAGVLAAIMSSLDSQFLCIGTMFTEDIVVHYGGKKRFSDKQVVIIARCFIIAIVAITYILSLYEPRRVFTLGVWTFSGFSSLFPLVFAALYWKRLTKAGAYACVITAISLWCLFFYMSDMALNPHFTVFGMMPVATMVPAAAIAMIVVSLMTQPPSEEHLERFFPKKGL, via the coding sequence ATGGTACCGTTGATTGTCATCTGCGTTTATCTCTTGTTGCTGTTGGGCCTGGGTATCTTCGCGAGCACCTTGTTCCGGGGTTCCAGCCAAGACTATATGCTGGCCAGTCACTCGATTGGTCCGTTCCTGCTGTTGATGAGCTTATTCGGCACCACCATGACGGCATTCGCGCTGGTTGGTTCGACCGGTGAAGCCTATGCCGAAGGTGTCGGTGTGTACGGCTTGCTTGCTTCCTCCAGCGGTATTATTCACTCGCTCTGCTTCTTCGTGCTGGGTATCAAGCTTTGGTCCCTGGGCAAGAAGTATGGATACACGACCCAAATTCAATTCTTTCGAGACCGCCTGCAAAGCGATAAGATCGGCATTTTGCTGTTTCCGATTCTCGTCGGTCTGGTGATCCCCTACCTGCTGATCGGTGTGATGGCTTCGGGAACGGTGATCAGCGCGGTGAGCGAAGGCGCCTTCTCGAACATGTTTGCTCAGTACGACTACGGTGTACCGAACTGGCTGGGCAGCCTGGTCATTTCGATCGTCGTGCTGATCTACGTTTTCTTTGGTGGCATGCGTGGAACGGCGTGGGCCAATGCTTTCCAGACGATCGTATTCATGATCTTGGGGATCATCACCTTCTGGGTCATTTCTAGCACCTTGGGCGGTGTTCAATCAGCGTCCGAAGCCGTTGAGAAACGCAACCCTTCCAAACTGATGCGATCGGTTGCCGAGTCGGACGAACAAAAGTACGAGAAAGCGTTCGCCACGTGGCGATCGCTGGCCGAGTACAACTACGCCAACAAGAAGGCCGATGGCAATCTGCTGACGGCTGAGCAAAAGGAAAAAGCCGTCGCGGACTACAAGGGTCCGCCTATCGGTAACTGGAAAGCCCGAGCCGAAGCCAACTTGGCTGTGGCCAACAACCTGATCGATCTGACGGTCGCCGAAAAGAACGATTCGTACATAGAACAAGACGACCGTGCCATGCCCGAGGAGAAGCCTGAGTGGTGGGATAAGGAAGTCATGACCGGCCACGAGCTGAACGAGTTCCACCGCAACGAAGCAGCCGTTCTTCAGGCCTACAGCGATCCGATCTACAACAAGAACATGGGTCACCCCAACGAGCTGATCAATCCCGATAAGCCAGAACTGGGAACCAAGTGGACCCGCAAACGGACCGCTGGTGTTTATCGTGCCACGAAGTGGTCTCCCGAGGAACCACGCGGCATGTCCATGCTGGTATTCATTACCTACATGTTCATTCCGCTTTCGGTTGGCATGTTCCCGCACTTGTTCCAGCACTGGCTGACAGCCAAGAGCGCCCAAAGCTTTAAGCTTCCGGTGGTTGCCCACCCGCTGTTCATTGCCATTGTCTGGATCCCATGCGTTCTGGTTGGTGTCTGGGCGACTTCCGCAGTGGTACCTGGTACCGAACGGGCACTGATTCCGCCGCACTTTAACCCCAACGCAGTGTTGCCGTTTATGGTGGCCAACATGAGTGGGCCATTTTTGAGCGGTCTGCTCACCGCCGGCGTTCTGGCGGCGATCATGTCATCGCTCGACAGCCAGTTCCTCTGTATCGGCACGATGTTCACAGAAGATATCGTCGTGCATTACGGTGGCAAGAAGCGATTCAGCGACAAACAGGTGGTGATTATCGCTCGCTGCTTCATAATCGCGATCGTGGCGATCACGTACATCCTCAGCCTGTACGAACCACGCCGTGTGTTTACGCTGGGTGTGTGGACGTTCAGTGGGTTCTCAAGCTTGTTCCCGCTGGTCTTCGCTGCACTCTACTGGAAGCGTCTCACCAAGGCAGGGGCCTATGCTTGTGTGATTACCGCGATCAGCCTGTGGTGCCTGTTCTTCTACATGAGCGACATGGCCTTGAATCCGCACTTCACCGTCTTCGGTATGATGCCTGTGGCAACGATGGTGCCGGCGGCAGCGATCGCGATGATTGTCGTTTCGCTAATGACTCAGCCGCCCAGCGAAGAGCACTTGGAGCGTTTCTTCCCCAAGAAGGGACTGTAG